Proteins co-encoded in one Desulfitobacterium hafniense DCB-2 genomic window:
- the vanW gene encoding glycopeptide resistance accessory protein VanW, whose product MKRKRLTQLFPFLLPVRRIQRKLCFYTKMYLDRNHYAKAKAPEFLPFCIYETKSKLLNENTGMDIKYQENKVFNLRLAAEPVNGLLIRPGETFSFWQRVRYAEKNERYKDGLCVVNDELVTVPGGGLCHLSNLLFWLFLHTPLTIVERHAHEIKDFPSPDEDEPDGVDATIHEGWLDLKVKNDTNLTFQIELSIDGPYIYGRIFMDQAKGYSYEVVNRDKRFLQKEGKIFERVSVCRQVIDNKSKQVISENMLYTDVFEIGYPLPEGTAIAEEKEI is encoded by the coding sequence ATGAAAAGAAAAAGATTGACTCAGTTATTCCCATTCCTGCTGCCGGTCCGCAGGATACAACGGAAATTATGCTTCTATACCAAGATGTACCTTGACCGGAACCACTATGCCAAAGCAAAGGCTCCAGAGTTTTTGCCTTTTTGCATTTATGAAACCAAGTCGAAGCTTCTCAATGAAAATACCGGCATGGATATAAAATACCAGGAGAACAAGGTGTTTAATCTGCGCCTTGCTGCGGAGCCCGTCAATGGCCTATTGATCCGCCCTGGCGAAACATTTTCATTTTGGCAGCGGGTGAGATATGCCGAGAAAAATGAGCGGTATAAGGACGGTCTATGCGTGGTCAATGACGAATTGGTTACGGTTCCGGGAGGCGGTTTGTGTCATCTCAGCAATTTGCTGTTTTGGCTCTTTCTGCATACTCCCCTCACGATTGTCGAACGGCATGCTCATGAGATTAAAGATTTTCCTTCTCCCGATGAGGATGAACCGGATGGTGTGGACGCGACAATCCACGAAGGGTGGTTGGATTTAAAGGTCAAAAACGATACCAATCTTACCTTCCAAATTGAACTATCCATTGATGGGCCTTACATCTATGGCCGTATTTTTATGGATCAGGCTAAAGGGTATAGTTACGAGGTTGTTAATCGTGATAAGCGCTTTCTCCAAAAAGAGGGAAAAATATTTGAGCGGGTTTCCGTTTGCCGGCAGGTGATCGACAACAAATCCAAGCAAGTTATTTCCGAAAATATGCTTTATACGGATGTATTTGAAATCGGGTATCCGCTTCCGGAAGGAACTGCTATCGCAGAGGAAAAGGAAATTTGA
- the vanI gene encoding D-alanine--(R)-lactate ligase VanI has product MSKLKIAIIFGGCSEEHPVSVKSAGEVAKNLDLEKYEPFYIGITKDGVWQLCHYPEANWEKGSCRPAILSPDRSVQGLLVLEQGQYQRIPLDLVFPVLHGKFGEDGAIQGLLELSGIPYVGCDIPSSALCMDKSLAYIVAGKAGIATPKFRTVTAKETIDAERLAYPVYVKPARSGSSFGVTKVCRQEELLSAVEIARQYDSKVLIEEAVVGSEVGCAIFGNDLDLMAGEVDQICLSHGFFRIHQENEPEKGSENSTLIVPADISPEARSRVQETAKAIYRALGCRGLARVDMFLKEDGTVILNEVNTLPGMTSYSRFPRMMAAAGLPFAEVIDRLVSLAF; this is encoded by the coding sequence ATGAGTAAGTTGAAAATCGCAATTATCTTCGGAGGCTGTTCCGAAGAACATCCCGTCTCCGTTAAATCTGCTGGGGAGGTGGCCAAAAACCTGGATCTCGAAAAGTATGAACCCTTCTATATCGGGATTACGAAAGATGGGGTTTGGCAGCTTTGTCACTACCCTGAGGCCAATTGGGAAAAGGGCAGTTGCCGTCCGGCTATCCTGTCACCGGACAGAAGCGTCCAGGGATTGCTTGTTCTGGAGCAGGGGCAATACCAAAGGATCCCCTTGGATCTGGTGTTTCCCGTTCTGCATGGCAAATTTGGCGAGGATGGCGCGATACAGGGTTTGTTGGAGCTTTCCGGCATCCCCTATGTGGGCTGCGATATCCCGAGTTCGGCTCTGTGCATGGACAAATCCCTGGCTTATATCGTCGCTGGAAAGGCAGGAATTGCCACGCCAAAGTTCCGGACGGTCACTGCGAAGGAGACTATTGACGCCGAACGGCTTGCTTATCCCGTTTATGTCAAGCCGGCCCGTTCGGGTTCATCCTTCGGCGTCACTAAGGTATGCCGCCAAGAAGAATTGCTGAGTGCGGTGGAAATCGCCAGACAGTATGACTCGAAGGTGCTGATTGAAGAGGCTGTCGTCGGCAGCGAGGTAGGCTGTGCGATATTTGGAAACGATCTGGATTTGATGGCCGGTGAGGTCGATCAGATCTGTCTGTCTCATGGCTTTTTCAGAATCCATCAGGAGAATGAGCCGGAAAAGGGTTCCGAAAACTCAACACTAATCGTTCCCGCCGACATTTCCCCAGAGGCGCGCTCGCGGGTTCAGGAGACGGCAAAAGCCATCTATCGCGCTTTGGGCTGCAGGGGACTGGCGCGGGTGGATATGTTTCTGAAAGAAGATGGAACAGTAATCCTCAACGAGGTGAATACTTTGCCCGGCATGACCTCATACAGCCGTTTTCCGAGAATGATGGCGGCCGCAGGCTTGCCCTTTGCCGAAGTGATCGACCGGCTTGTCTCGTTGGCCTTTTAA
- the vanR gene encoding VanR-ABDEGLN family response regulator transcription factor, producing the protein MAANILIVDDEQAIADLVEVYLKNENYNLFKFYNGKDALDCIAKEKLDLAILDVMLPDVDGFSICRQIREKHNFPVIMLTAKEEEIDKITGLTLGADDYITKPFRPLELIARVKAQLRRFTKYNSSEPNQEEHVIAFSGLVLDMNTHECTLNEKKLSLTPTEFSILWVLCSNRGRVVSSEELFNEVWGDKYFTNSNNTVMVHIRHLREKMQDSTEHPKYIKTVWGVGYKIEK; encoded by the coding sequence TTGGCTGCCAATATTTTGATTGTTGATGATGAACAAGCTATTGCCGATTTGGTGGAAGTTTATCTGAAAAATGAGAACTATAATCTCTTTAAATTTTATAACGGCAAGGATGCCCTTGACTGTATTGCCAAGGAAAAGCTGGATCTGGCCATTTTGGATGTCATGCTCCCTGATGTAGACGGTTTTTCAATCTGTCGGCAAATCCGGGAAAAGCATAATTTTCCGGTGATCATGCTGACAGCCAAGGAAGAGGAAATCGATAAGATTACCGGGCTGACCTTAGGCGCGGACGACTATATCACCAAGCCGTTCCGCCCCTTGGAGCTGATTGCCCGCGTCAAGGCGCAGCTGCGGAGATTTACCAAATATAATTCTTCAGAGCCAAACCAAGAGGAACACGTGATTGCCTTTTCCGGCTTGGTCTTAGACATGAATACCCATGAATGTACCTTGAATGAAAAAAAACTATCCCTCACGCCTACGGAGTTTTCCATTCTTTGGGTCCTTTGCTCCAACCGCGGCCGGGTAGTCAGTTCGGAAGAATTGTTCAATGAGGTATGGGGAGACAAATATTTTACCAACAGCAATAATACGGTCATGGTTCATATCCGGCATTTAAGGGAAAAAATGCAGGACAGCACGGAACATCCTAAATATATCAAAACGGTATGGGGGGTTGGCTATAAAATTGAAAAGTGA
- the vanS gene encoding vancomycin resistance histidine kinase VanS — MAIKLKSERDKRRNDYTKLKRELFLRMLLIVFATAATVIFLRFVIQKNFSVGDSIVRFLMTAFDLRENVAVLIYRSVFYSNIEIITFIVILVFVVILLNLSTSWFTKYFDEVSAGMDKLVEESAAEIALSPELDFMENKLNQIKNNLEKQKKAALEAEQRKNDLVVYLAHDIKTPLTSVIGYLSLLDEAPDMPPEQKAKYVGITLEKAYRLEELINEFFEITRFNLQTIVLNKEKINLQFMLQQLADEFYPMLAPQAKQVSVNVPDGLTLWGDADKLARVFNNILKNAIAYSYENSVIDIAAGQQDKTMVITFTNQGDPIPQKKLETIFEKFYRLDSARSTNTGGAGLGLAIAQEIVKAHDGTISVESNPENTTFTVKIPL, encoded by the coding sequence TTGGCTATAAAATTGAAAAGTGAGCGGGATAAAAGAAGGAATGATTATACAAAGTTAAAAAGGGAATTATTTCTTCGCATGCTCTTGATTGTTTTTGCCACGGCTGCAACAGTTATCTTCCTGCGTTTTGTCATTCAAAAAAACTTCAGTGTGGGCGATAGCATAGTCCGCTTTTTAATGACTGCGTTTGATTTGCGCGAAAACGTTGCGGTATTAATTTATCGGTCTGTATTTTACAGTAATATAGAAATTATTACCTTTATTGTGATTCTTGTCTTCGTAGTTATTTTGCTTAACTTATCGACTTCCTGGTTTACTAAATATTTTGATGAAGTCAGTGCCGGAATGGATAAACTTGTTGAGGAATCCGCCGCTGAAATAGCCTTATCACCGGAATTGGATTTTATGGAAAATAAGCTGAATCAGATCAAAAACAATCTGGAAAAACAAAAGAAAGCCGCCCTGGAGGCCGAGCAGCGCAAAAATGATTTAGTCGTTTATTTGGCTCATGATATCAAGACACCTCTGACCTCCGTAATCGGCTACTTAAGTCTTCTCGATGAAGCACCTGATATGCCTCCGGAACAAAAGGCAAAATATGTGGGTATTACCTTGGAAAAGGCTTATCGATTAGAAGAATTGATCAATGAGTTTTTTGAGATCACCAGATTTAATTTGCAAACGATTGTCTTGAATAAAGAAAAAATCAATTTACAGTTCATGCTCCAGCAGCTGGCCGATGAATTCTATCCCATGCTGGCTCCCCAGGCCAAGCAGGTGTCCGTCAATGTGCCTGACGGCCTCACTCTATGGGGAGATGCCGACAAACTGGCCCGTGTATTCAATAACATTCTGAAAAACGCCATCGCTTACAGCTATGAAAACAGCGTCATTGACATTGCTGCCGGGCAGCAGGACAAGACTATGGTGATAACGTTTACGAATCAGGGAGACCCCATCCCGCAGAAAAAGCTGGAAACTATTTTTGAGAAATTTTACCGCTTAGATTCCGCACGTTCCACAAACACCGGCGGAGCAGGACTGGGTTTAGCTATTGCCCAAGAAATTGTCAAGGCTCACGACGGCACGATCTCTGTGGAAAGCAACCCGGAAAATACGACATTTACAGTAAAAATTCCATTATAA
- a CDS encoding carbohydrate ABC transporter permease, which produces MKTGKLKTNNGGLAWFFLGPSLLGFALFYLLPFVTGFYYSLVDSPLNGTFVGLHNYGALLKKPSFLAALANTAKFTLICVPLNLMLSLGAAMLLNQKLPGRNLFRTIMITPLVVPVASVVLVWQAFFDLNGVLNSLIHALGHPSVDWMKTNWSRVVVLVIYLWKNIGYSVILFLAGLQNIPAEYYEAARIDGASRYQEFFRITLVYLTPTTFFVFVISMINSFKVFRETYLISGDYPHNSIYMLQHYMNNMFMALDYQKLTSAAFIMAAFIVAVVLLLFIVERKITNMIN; this is translated from the coding sequence ATGAAAACTGGAAAATTAAAAACGAATAACGGCGGTCTGGCCTGGTTTTTCCTGGGGCCCAGCCTGCTGGGCTTTGCTCTTTTTTATTTGCTCCCCTTTGTCACCGGCTTTTACTATTCCCTGGTAGACAGTCCCCTTAACGGTACGTTTGTCGGACTACATAATTACGGCGCTTTGTTAAAAAAACCAAGCTTCTTAGCAGCTCTGGCCAATACAGCCAAGTTTACTTTAATCTGTGTACCCCTTAATCTGATGCTCTCCCTGGGAGCGGCCATGTTATTGAACCAAAAATTACCGGGCCGGAACCTGTTCCGCACCATTATGATCACGCCTTTGGTGGTACCCGTGGCCTCGGTGGTTTTGGTGTGGCAGGCATTCTTTGATTTGAACGGCGTTTTAAATTCTCTGATCCATGCCCTGGGTCACCCGTCTGTGGACTGGATGAAAACCAACTGGTCCAGAGTGGTGGTCCTGGTGATTTATCTATGGAAAAACATCGGTTACAGCGTCATTCTGTTTCTGGCCGGATTGCAGAATATACCGGCTGAATACTACGAAGCGGCCAGGATCGACGGGGCCAGCCGCTATCAGGAGTTTTTTCGCATAACCCTGGTCTATTTGACCCCCACGACTTTTTTTGTTTTTGTCATCTCGATGATCAATTCCTTTAAAGTGTTCCGGGAGACGTATCTTATCTCCGGAGATTATCCCCATAACAGCATCTATATGCTGCAGCACTACATGAACAATATGTTTATGGCTTTGGATTATCAGAAATTGACTTCTGCGGCCTTTATTATGGCTGCCTTTATCGTGGCCGTCGTTTTATTGCTTTTTATCGTGGAGAGAAAGATCACCAATATGATTAATTAG
- a CDS encoding carbohydrate ABC transporter permease — translation MKGNHRIRNLIHFAILLVLAVLLMFPLAVTVTNSLMSEQEIAAHYNPVTDKNLSSYQEDSGDHFARFQLIPEVVVLKQYYNVLIKKTQFLFMFWNSVLLTFPIVIGQTMVATLAAYAFAKLKFRGRNFLFFLYIIVMLMPFQVTLVPNYLMAGQLGLLNSHWSIILPGIFSTFGVFLLKQYMEQIPDSYLEAARVDGASQFQIFLKIILPMSRGGIAAMAILVFIDNWNMVEQPLIFLQDAAKQPLSLYLSRIIDGEKGLAFAASVLYMLPALLNFLYAEKYLLEGIRLSGIKG, via the coding sequence TTGAAGGGTAACCACCGGATCAGAAATCTGATCCATTTTGCAATTTTGCTGGTACTGGCTGTCCTGCTGATGTTTCCCCTGGCTGTAACCGTCACCAATTCCTTGATGAGTGAACAGGAAATCGCCGCTCATTATAACCCGGTGACGGACAAAAATTTAAGCAGCTATCAGGAGGACAGCGGGGATCACTTTGCCCGGTTCCAGCTGATCCCCGAGGTGGTGGTGCTGAAGCAGTATTATAACGTACTCATCAAAAAGACCCAGTTTCTGTTCATGTTCTGGAATTCTGTGCTGCTCACCTTCCCCATTGTCATCGGGCAAACGATGGTGGCAACCCTGGCGGCCTATGCCTTTGCCAAACTGAAGTTCAGGGGCAGGAATTTCCTGTTTTTTTTGTATATCATCGTGATGCTGATGCCCTTCCAGGTCACGCTTGTGCCCAATTATTTAATGGCCGGCCAGCTGGGCCTGCTTAACAGCCATTGGTCCATTATCCTGCCCGGCATCTTCAGCACTTTTGGCGTATTTCTCTTAAAACAGTATATGGAGCAAATACCGGACTCCTATCTTGAAGCGGCCCGGGTGGACGGAGCCAGCCAGTTCCAGATTTTTCTCAAAATCATTCTGCCCATGTCCAGGGGCGGTATAGCAGCCATGGCCATCCTTGTGTTTATCGATAACTGGAACATGGTGGAGCAGCCCTTGATTTTTTTACAGGATGCGGCCAAACAGCCTCTTTCCCTCTATCTTTCCAGAATCATCGACGGTGAAAAAGGATTGGCCTTTGCCGCGTCCGTTTTATATATGCTGCCGGCGCTGCTGAACTTCCTTTATGCCGAAAAATACTTGCTGGAAGGAATCCGGCTCTCCGGAATCAAAGGCTGA
- a CDS encoding efflux RND transporter periplasmic adaptor subunit, translated as MGNEAIAGDGQRKKLIGKLSLLFLMTMIGLTFFSNTINNFALPRVQTVRPTNGALIKEIFGEGTVEVKSTREEYADANLRVKEVRVEQGDRVSKGRTIIILDVDGLKSDYQDEQARYRQLQLSLAGAQAEQAQKQRDYDNLKVLFDHEAETAVNLENAARNLADAQRHCEDIQLNLEIQARKVAALAQQVANNGVYTAPVDGLITELNFPAGSMTNSSLPLFKLADLGQGFRLIVPIDKDLLDYVKPGDTVSVNMLSLGDQKTEGTIDRIVENSRHNGEEKDLWIDVSLEGLSGGEKGEIYLSKKTKPYDTLVPNSAVYDDSSGSYVFVLESRKGPLGTENYLQKVNVNVEDRDREMSALTDMVMGEVVWQSNKPVEDGDRVLKEGAN; from the coding sequence TTGGGGAATGAAGCAATCGCAGGTGATGGGCAAAGAAAAAAGTTGATCGGAAAGCTGAGCCTGCTCTTCCTAATGACAATGATCGGGTTAACATTCTTCTCCAATACCATCAATAACTTTGCTCTGCCCAGGGTCCAGACGGTCCGGCCCACCAACGGGGCGTTAATCAAAGAAATATTCGGGGAAGGGACGGTGGAGGTCAAATCAACCCGGGAGGAATATGCAGATGCCAATTTGCGGGTCAAGGAGGTCAGGGTGGAGCAGGGGGACAGGGTCAGCAAAGGCCGGACCATCATCATCCTGGACGTGGACGGTCTGAAGTCGGATTATCAGGATGAACAGGCCCGCTACCGGCAGCTCCAGCTGTCCCTGGCCGGAGCCCAGGCAGAGCAGGCGCAAAAACAAAGAGATTACGATAATCTGAAGGTCCTGTTTGATCATGAAGCCGAAACGGCGGTAAACCTGGAAAATGCCGCCAGGAACCTGGCGGACGCGCAAAGGCACTGTGAGGATATTCAGCTTAATCTGGAAATACAGGCCAGAAAGGTGGCTGCTCTGGCCCAACAGGTGGCCAACAACGGCGTGTATACAGCGCCTGTGGACGGCCTGATCACAGAACTGAATTTCCCTGCAGGGTCGATGACCAATAGCTCCCTGCCTCTGTTTAAATTGGCTGACCTGGGGCAGGGGTTCCGGCTGATCGTGCCCATTGACAAGGATTTGCTTGATTATGTCAAACCCGGAGATACGGTGAGTGTGAATATGCTCTCCCTGGGGGATCAGAAAACCGAGGGGACAATCGACAGGATCGTGGAAAACAGCCGTCATAACGGCGAGGAGAAGGATCTGTGGATCGACGTCTCTCTGGAAGGCCTGAGCGGCGGCGAAAAGGGAGAAATCTATTTAAGCAAAAAAACCAAGCCTTACGATACCCTCGTACCGAACAGCGCGGTTTATGACGACAGCAGCGGCTCCTATGTCTTCGTTCTGGAATCAAGAAAAGGGCCTTTAGGGACGGAGAACTATCTGCAAAAAGTAAACGTCAATGTGGAAGACAGGGATCGTGAAATGTCTGCGCTTACAGATATGGTGATGGGTGAAGTGGTGTGGCAAAGCAATAAACCGGTGGAGGACGGGGACAGGGTTCTAAAGGAGGGGGCAAATTGA
- a CDS encoding ABC transporter permease, translating to MKPAQLKQDKSAYPAYLVLALGLLVLTWSTLLGSSLPAQLADLGGLHKTGKITATWLGGSHQPEEGSFSLQDLRQLSQYSLRDYDLAYAMEASTSAAYQKNQSPAQVLGVNDRYAQFQQINMRSGNFLTFEQENQQVAVIDEELAQALFQNGNVVGLEIELYGREFKIVGVAGNDRFLIGTLTDRGYGTLYIPAKKLLELEADARITSLAVATKDAGTTGRNTAVLASALASIGQDTANYKIIDYNLAGLLMEQGNQLRHFGAGTVAMVMLFSLLRRKIKGIDHFCRLRLRDNYWWEMIKGDAVRLVFGIAAVSALAAVLLLVWKSISFSLYIPPQNIPNELIDVSFWADLIKKGIETRQQSAGYAAPPGEVQLNVLNTIQNWNLFLNIFLGWPLFLLGLYQTQLLQEKLLKVEVFCSIFLLAALSLGTALLWLIKMPLVMETGEVLLVFSSVFLTVVTFIDRRAADGGFTSEKFS from the coding sequence TTGAAACCGGCTCAATTGAAACAGGATAAATCAGCCTACCCGGCCTATCTTGTTCTGGCCCTGGGTCTATTGGTCTTAACCTGGAGCACTCTTCTGGGGTCATCCCTGCCTGCTCAATTGGCGGATCTTGGCGGCCTGCACAAAACCGGCAAAATCACCGCCACTTGGCTGGGCGGCTCCCATCAGCCGGAAGAAGGGTCCTTTTCCCTGCAAGATCTGAGGCAGCTTAGCCAATACAGCCTCCGGGACTACGATCTGGCTTACGCCATGGAAGCTTCAACTTCTGCCGCTTATCAAAAGAATCAGAGCCCGGCCCAGGTGCTGGGGGTGAATGACCGGTATGCTCAATTCCAGCAAATCAACATGCGTTCAGGCAATTTTTTAACCTTCGAACAGGAAAACCAGCAGGTGGCCGTCATTGATGAAGAGCTGGCCCAGGCACTTTTTCAGAACGGCAATGTGGTGGGCCTGGAGATAGAACTGTATGGCCGGGAATTTAAGATAGTCGGGGTGGCCGGGAATGACCGTTTTCTGATCGGGACTCTGACGGACCGGGGCTACGGCACTTTGTACATACCGGCGAAAAAACTGTTGGAACTGGAAGCGGATGCCCGCATAACCTCATTGGCAGTGGCAACCAAGGATGCCGGTACCACAGGCCGCAATACCGCCGTTTTGGCCTCGGCCCTGGCCTCCATCGGCCAGGACACGGCCAACTACAAAATCATCGATTATAATCTGGCGGGTCTCCTGATGGAACAAGGGAATCAGCTGCGCCATTTTGGGGCGGGGACGGTGGCCATGGTGATGCTTTTCAGCTTGCTCAGGCGAAAAATAAAGGGTATTGATCATTTCTGCCGCCTGAGACTCCGGGATAACTATTGGTGGGAGATGATCAAGGGGGACGCCGTCAGGCTTGTGTTTGGTATAGCGGCGGTATCGGCCCTTGCTGCCGTGCTGCTGCTGGTCTGGAAATCAATCAGCTTTAGCTTATATATTCCGCCGCAGAACATTCCCAATGAACTGATTGATGTTTCATTTTGGGCCGACCTCATTAAGAAGGGGATTGAAACCAGGCAGCAAAGCGCCGGCTATGCAGCGCCGCCCGGAGAAGTTCAGCTGAATGTCCTTAATACCATCCAGAACTGGAACTTGTTTTTAAACATCTTTCTGGGTTGGCCGCTGTTCTTGCTGGGACTCTACCAGACCCAGCTGTTGCAGGAAAAGCTGCTCAAAGTGGAAGTGTTCTGCAGTATTTTCCTGCTGGCCGCCTTAAGCCTGGGTACTGCCTTGCTATGGCTCATCAAAATGCCCCTTGTCATGGAGACCGGGGAGGTGTTGCTGGTATTCAGCTCTGTATTTTTAACCGTGGTTACTTTTATTGATAGGAGGGCAGCAGATGGCGGGTTTACATCTGAAAAATTTAGCTAA
- a CDS encoding ABC transporter ATP-binding protein: MAGLHLKNLAKTYPGGVAAVRDFSLEIKDQEFLILVGPSGCGKTTVLRMIAGLEEISAGELYIDDRLVNEVAAKDRDIAMVFQNYALYPHLSVYDNMAFGLKLRKLPKVEIRKNVEEAARILGLEALLQRKPKELSGGQRQRVALGRAIVRKPKVFLMDEPLSNLDAQLRTQMRIEIAKLHKNLQTTFVYVTHDQTEAMTMGTRIVVMKDGLIQQIDSPQAIYDHPVNMFVAGFLGSPGMNFLEVLMIEEKGCIYAKLADALLPVPAAGGQRLKEQGYLDRKVVLGIRAEHLWGSGDFGDRHSEWALEGRLEFSELRGAETYHYVRIAGREVVVRVSPELRAATGQEVRVGFNMAKAHFFDQENGVNICILNN; encoded by the coding sequence ATGGCGGGTTTACATCTGAAAAATTTAGCTAAGACCTACCCCGGCGGGGTTGCGGCAGTCAGGGATTTCTCTCTGGAAATCAAGGATCAGGAATTTTTAATCCTGGTAGGTCCCTCCGGCTGTGGCAAAACAACCGTTTTAAGGATGATAGCCGGGCTGGAGGAGATTTCAGCCGGTGAATTATATATTGACGACCGGCTGGTTAATGAGGTGGCCGCCAAGGACCGGGATATCGCCATGGTTTTTCAAAATTACGCTCTTTATCCCCATCTGTCGGTCTATGACAATATGGCTTTTGGACTTAAGTTGAGAAAACTGCCCAAGGTCGAGATCAGGAAAAATGTAGAGGAAGCGGCCAGGATTCTGGGACTTGAAGCTCTGCTTCAGCGCAAACCCAAGGAACTTTCCGGCGGGCAAAGGCAAAGGGTGGCCCTGGGGCGGGCCATTGTCAGGAAACCCAAGGTTTTCTTGATGGATGAGCCGTTGTCCAACCTGGATGCCCAGCTGAGAACCCAGATGAGAATAGAAATTGCCAAACTTCACAAAAATCTGCAGACAACCTTTGTTTATGTAACCCATGATCAAACCGAAGCCATGACCATGGGCACCAGAATCGTGGTGATGAAGGACGGCCTGATCCAGCAAATCGACAGCCCCCAAGCCATCTATGACCATCCGGTCAATATGTTTGTGGCCGGTTTTCTAGGCAGCCCGGGGATGAACTTTCTGGAAGTTTTGATGATCGAGGAAAAGGGCTGTATTTATGCCAAGCTGGCCGACGCCCTGCTGCCTGTTCCTGCTGCCGGGGGACAAAGATTAAAAGAGCAGGGGTATCTGGACCGGAAAGTGGTCCTGGGGATCAGAGCGGAACATCTCTGGGGCAGCGGAGATTTTGGGGACCGTCATTCCGAGTGGGCATTGGAGGGAAGGCTGGAGTTCAGCGAATTGAGAGGGGCTGAGACTTACCATTATGTAAGGATCGCCGGCAGGGAGGTGGTTGTCAGGGTGAGTCCGGAGCTGCGCGCCGCAACCGGACAGGAAGTCAGGGTAGGTTTTAATATGGCCAAGGCCCATTTTTTCGATCAGGAAAATGGGGTGAATATCTGTATTCTGAATAATTAA
- a CDS encoding ABC transporter substrate-binding protein, protein MIKNKCGVILSLVLILGIGVFTVGCGNTQAAGGANDPNSLTIAVVSKDTYLDTAVKKFAELHPGVRVEVKEYTSSTSEKGEGVRAAESGDIEKYVTAMNTQLMSGQGSDIILLNNLPYQTYADKNLLVDLGGLMQSDQSFDRGKYYQNIFKALEYKDKLYGLPVNISIDMIAADQTLLADSQVSIDDSNWDWQDFVRTAEKIMNDKQNGETQGMYALAGMDEKRLIGTLVKENYDKLVDPEKKTANFTGQEFLDLLSLSKYLIDHKLVNTDTAQTNIMDMAARGKLVFNFTSLQGFWALQTTKAIFSEGVQLLKPPGNVSFATDSLYGISSQSAHQVLAWEFLKFLVSDEMMTQGGLPINKSVLPQVAQNFTQAIQTRGGKMMIKDDGIPGQSITLQPPTQEDVDYLENLLSQAKVYIGTDQKIIAIVQEETAAFFTGQKTAEVTAQLIQDRVSTYLNE, encoded by the coding sequence ATGATCAAAAATAAATGCGGAGTTATTCTAAGCCTGGTTCTGATCCTGGGCATAGGGGTATTTACTGTCGGCTGCGGCAATACTCAGGCTGCCGGGGGAGCAAATGATCCTAATTCCCTGACCATTGCGGTGGTGAGCAAAGATACGTACCTGGATACGGCGGTAAAAAAGTTTGCAGAACTTCATCCCGGCGTTAGGGTGGAAGTGAAAGAATACACTTCCAGTACTTCGGAAAAAGGTGAAGGTGTCAGGGCGGCGGAGTCCGGGGATATTGAAAAATATGTCACGGCTATGAATACCCAGCTCATGTCCGGCCAGGGCAGCGATATTATTTTATTGAACAACCTGCCCTATCAGACCTATGCGGATAAGAATCTTTTAGTTGATTTGGGCGGGCTGATGCAGTCGGATCAAAGCTTCGACAGGGGCAAGTACTACCAGAATATTTTCAAGGCTTTAGAGTACAAAGATAAACTCTATGGGCTGCCGGTTAATATCAGCATCGATATGATTGCCGCCGATCAAACCTTACTGGCTGATTCCCAGGTGTCAATCGACGACAGCAACTGGGATTGGCAGGATTTTGTCAGGACGGCGGAAAAGATCATGAACGACAAGCAAAACGGGGAAACCCAGGGGATGTATGCCTTGGCCGGGATGGATGAAAAAAGACTGATTGGGACGCTGGTTAAAGAAAACTATGATAAACTGGTCGATCCGGAGAAGAAGACTGCCAATTTTACCGGTCAGGAATTTCTTGATTTACTTTCCTTAAGTAAATATCTGATTGACCACAAACTGGTGAATACGGATACGGCCCAGACCAACATTATGGACATGGCCGCCCGGGGTAAACTTGTTTTTAATTTCACTTCTCTGCAAGGGTTTTGGGCTTTGCAAACGACCAAGGCGATTTTCAGCGAGGGTGTTCAGCTTTTAAAGCCCCCCGGAAACGTGTCCTTTGCCACGGATTCCCTGTATGGGATCAGCAGTCAATCGGCCCATCAGGTACTGGCCTGGGAATTTTTGAAATTTTTGGTCTCTGATGAGATGATGACTCAGGGAGGACTGCCGATTAATAAGAGTGTGCTTCCCCAGGTTGCCCAGAATTTCACCCAGGCTATCCAAACAAGAGGTGGGAAAATGATGATCAAGGACGACGGCATTCCCGGTCAATCAATAACACTGCAACCCCCCACCCAGGAGGATGTGGATTATCTGGAAAACCTGCTCAGTCAAGCGAAGGTCTACATCGGAACGGACCAGAAGATTATTGCCATTGTTCAGGAAGAAACCGCGGCCTTCTTTACAGGACAGAAGACAGCGGAGGTGACTGCCCAATTGATTCAGGACAGGGTGAGCACCTACTTAAATGAATGA